A genomic region of Plasmodium cynomolgi strain B DNA, chromosome 5, whole genome shotgun sequence contains the following coding sequences:
- a CDS encoding bifunctional dihydrofolate reductase-thymidylate synthase 1 (putative): MEDLSEIFDIYAICACCKVSPSNEGIKNEPFSSRTFRGLGNNGNLPWKCNSVDMKYFSSVTTYVDESKYEKLKWKRERFLQREVSGGSGDTHSGDNTNGSGDAVGTGDNNTKLQNVVVMGRSSWESIPKQYKPLPNRINVVLSKTLTYEHVKEKVFIINSIGDLLLLLKKLRYYKCFIIGGAQVYRECLSRNLIKQIYFTRINNSYQCDVLFPEFDEGQFRVTSVSEVYNSKGTTLDFVIYSKVGGDVDGGESNGSTVDSGSENCDNVKCGAPNCDAPKGTTTRQKEWEKCSPACQWQKNNHNVGVEEDDLVYFSFNNKVGEKNPEHLHDFKIYNSLKIKQHPEYQYLGIIYDIIMNGNKQGDRTGVGVMSKFGYMMKFNLSQYFPLLTTKKLFLRGIIEELLWFIRGETNGNTLLNKNVRIWEANGTREFLDNRKLFHREVNDLGPIYGFQWRHFGAEYTNMYDNYEDKGVDQLKNVIHLIKNEPTSRRIILCAWNVKDLDQMALPPCHILCQFYVFDGKLSCIMYQRSCDLGLGVPFNIASYSIFTHMIAQ, from the coding sequence ATGGAGGACCTTTCAGAGATATTCGACATTTACGCCATCTGCGCATGCTGCAAGGTTTCCCCCTCCAATGAAGGGATAAAGAATGAACCGTTCAGCTCGCGGACCTTTAGGGGTCTCGGGAATAATGGAAATCTCCCATGGAAATGCAACTCCGTTGATATGAAGTACTTCAGCTCGGTGACGACCTACGTGGATGAGTCCAAGTATGAGAAGTTGAAGTGGAAGAGGGAGAGGTTCCTCCAAAGGGAAGTCTCAGGGGGAAGTGGGGATACGCATAGCGGTGATAACACAAACGGTAGTGGAGATGCTGTAGGGACGGGGGACAACAACACCAAGCTGCAAAACGTTGTGGTgatggggagaagcagctgGGAGAGCATCCCCAAACAGTACAAGCCACTCCCAAATAGAATCAACGTAGTGCTTTCCAAGACGCTAACATATGAACACGTGAAGGAAAAggtttttataattaacaGCATAGGTGACCTACTgctgcttttaaaaaagctgaGGTACTACAAATGCTTCATTATTGGAGGAGCGCAGGTCTATAGGGAATGTCTAAGTAGGAACCTAATTAAGCAGATATACTTCACGAGAATCAACAACTCCTACCAGTGTGACGTTTTGTTCCCCGAGTTTGACGAAGGGCAGTTTCGGGTGACATCCGTCAGCGAGGTGTACAACAGCAAGGGCACCACTCTGGACTTTGTGATTTACAGCAAGGTTGGGGGGGACGTCGACGGGGGCGAGTCCAATGGAAGCACCGTGGACAGCGGTTCGGAAAACTGCGACAATGTGAAATGTGGGGCGCCGAACTGCGATGCGCCGAAGGGCACGACCACGCGCCAAAAAGAATGGGAAAAGTGCTCCCCCGCGTGCCAGTGGCAGAAGAACAACCACAACGTCGGCGTAGAGGAAGACGACCTCGTATACTTCAGCTTTAACAACAAAGTGGGAGAGAAAAACCCGGAGCACCTGCacgattttaaaatttacaacaGCCTGAAGATTAAGCAGCACCCAGAGTACCAATACCTAGGCATCATATACGACATCATCATGAATGGAAACAAACAAGGAGATAGAACAGGTGTGGGAGTGATGAGTAAATTTGGCTACATGatgaaatttaatttaagtCAGTATTTCCCCCTATTAACaacaaagaaattatttttgagAGGAATAATTGAGGAATTGCTTTGGTTCATTCGAGGAGAAACAAACGGAAACACcttgttaaataaaaacgtgAGGATATGGGAAGCAAATGGAACGAGGGAATTCCTTGACAACAGGAAATTATTTCACAGAGAAGTGAATGACTTGGGACCCATTTATGGTTTCCAGTGGAGACACTTCGGTGCTGAATACACAAACATGTATGACAATTACGAAGATAAAGGTGTAGaccaattaaaaaatgttattcatttaataaaaaatgaaccaacGAGTAGGAGAATTATTTTGTGTGCATGGAATGTAAAAGATTTAGATCAAATGGCTTTACCTCCTTGTCATATCTTATGTCAATTTTACGTTTTCGATGGGAAACTATCATGCATTATGTATCAAAGGTCTTGTGACTTGGGTCTTGGGGTCCCCTTCAACATTGCTTCGTATTCCATATTCACACACATGATTGCGCAG
- a CDS encoding mitochondrial membrane protein (putative): MCKKGTNGIKLIFTFIKKAGEQIKIIIIQPSMLKIYFADLKKNIKHTVVWVKTGVLLFLTNMKISKNLIIKRLKGHRLSYSEYKLLIRTMNDMFKLIPFSFFIIVPFAEFLLPLFLKIYPNLLPSTFKNNDDNFVNIKKNLYAKQQLAKFLQQLIEEKEKQLNENIGIDSEKKKILLKFHQQLINKDEKDVNPFLSVGDTLKIAKIFKDDFVLDQMNLKTLQTICHLLGLKPYGMHYHVVLQLRHHFLRLQREDRELMYEGVDNLKKHTLIEICKDRGMNFNTSEEEMKLQIQQWLELASIKEVPYILLLYIRCVVVTHAIMDIQDTEKVSTATVEKDVKNATLDDKQKLIQEAKEKLDDLKMKEQEIKKNINKETSEEEGEVAPPHKDSKIKIDFLKKNKYLQNELNLLKQICDLQHTELKIAFTSLTDLAEKKQTCDINEVIKKMSERLLDIEKHISELNAHKQIELDEYFYPEEEKADDVVNIKN; the protein is encoded by the exons atgtgcaaaaagggaaccaaTGGAATAAAGCTAATTTTTacgttcataaaaaaggcaggagagcaaataaaaataattatcataCAACCATCGATGCTGAAGATATACTTTGCtgatttaaagaaaaatataaagcacACAGTGGTTTGGGTCAAAACAGGAGTCCTCCTATTCCTTacgaatatgaaaatttccaaaaatttgatTATAAAGAGGTTAAAGGGACACAGACTGTCCTACTCAGAATACAAATTGCTAATCCGCACAATGAATGACATGTTCAAATTAattcccttttcattttttatcattgtaCCATTTGCGGAGTTTTTACTTCCAttgtttttgaaaatatatccCAATTTATTACCTtccacttttaaaaataatgatgataattttgtaaatataaaaaaaaatttgtatgcaaaacagcagctagccaaatttCTACAACAGctaattgaagaaaaagaaaaacagctaaatgaaaatatcGGAATTGactctgaaaaaaaaaaaattttattgaaaTTTCATCAACAGTTAATtaataaagatgaaaaagatGTTAACCCATTTTTAAGTGTAGGGGACactttaaaaattgccaaaatttttaaagacGATTTTGTATTGGACCAAATGAACTTAAAAACGCTGCAAACCATTTGTCACCTCCTTGGACTAAAGCCTTATGGAATGCATTACCACGTCGTGCTGCAACTCAGGCATCATTTTTTGCGCCTACAGAGGGAAGACAGGGAACTCATGTACGAAGGGGttgataatttaaaaaaacatacattgATAGAGATATGCAAAGATAGAGGAATGAATTTTAACACCTCCGAGGAGGAGATGAAACTGCAAATTCAGCAGTGGTTGGAGTTGGCTAGCATTAAGGAAGTGCCCTACATTTTACTCCTCTACATCCGCTGTGTGGTCGTTACACATGCTATCATGGATATACAGGACACAGAGAAGGTCAGCACTGCGACCGTGGAAAAGGACGTAAAAAATGCTACCCTTGATGATAAACAGAAACTTATACAGGAGGCTAAGGAGAAACTGGATGACTTAAAGATGAAGGAacaggaaattaaaaaaaacattaacaaGGAGACGAGcgaggaggaaggggaggtGGCTCCACCGCACAAGGACAGCAAAATCAAGATAGACTTCCTcaagaagaacaaatacCTGCAGAATGAGCTCAACCTTTTGAAGCAGATCTGCGACTTGCAGCACAC GGAGCTGAAGATTGCCTTCACGTCGTTGACCGACCTCgcggagaagaagcagaccT GCGACATCAAcgaagtgataaaaaaaatgtcggAGAGACTCCTCGACATCGAGAAACACATCAGCGAGTTGAATGCACACAAGCAAATCGAATTG gATGAATATTTCTAcccagaagaagaaaaagccGACGATGTCGTGAACATAAAGAACTGA